The window ATGTGTTGTGTTTTAAATCCGAACGCAAATTTAATTAATACAATCAGATTATAACACTATTTTTTGAAAATCTGTATAGTGAATGTGTTAAAAAGAAATTATACGAAAGAAATAAACTAACGTTTGATTTCTTTTGACGTTTAGTGGTGAAGTTTAAAAATATACTATATTCGCATTTATGAATAAGAACCTCGTAATAGTACTCATATCTTATTTGCTGATGGTATCATGTGGTGATGGCAAAAGAAACCAGGAAGCAAATGAGGTTGTTGAAAAAGAAGCAACTCGGCAAAAAACAGTTCCTGAAGTAACAAATGTTGATGATGCCGTTTCAGAGCAGCTGGCTGAGTGGAATGAATGGACGGTTTTTAATGAAGAAATGCTCAAGTTTCAAAAATTGAGGGCCGATAATTTGTCATTATCCTTAGACGAATTAATCAGATTAATGAAGGAACTCGATACGTCTGAGTTTCCTGAAAAGATTAATATTCCGGCAATAAAAAGCAGGCTTCTGGTACTAAGAACATTTATATATAAAGCCAGGTCAATATCAGATGATCCAGGGATATATGAAGAGTTAAACGATTTGCAAATAAAAGTTGTTACGGCTTACAATGAGTTAAAATCCCAGATAAAAGAAACATACAGGGAAAAAGAATACGAAAAAGTCCTTAGGACAATCGACTCAATTGACAACGAAATTGAACAAAATAAAGATGATCAAAATAATTAAAGTACTGTTTTTATTATTGCCGTTAGTTATGTTTGCTCAAGATTCTGTAAAAGAAAAAGAGCTTATAAATAAGCAAGTAGATGCCTGGCATCTGGCTGCAGCCGAAGCCAATTTTAATGATTACTTTTCAATAATGTCAGATGACGCGGTTTTTATCGGAACTGACGCTACTGAAAACTGGCAGTTGGATGCTTTTAAAAAGTTTGCCAAGCCTTATTTCGACAGAGGAAAAGCATGGAGTTTTATAGCATTGGAAAGAAATGTTTATATAGATAAAGCCGGGAAGTTGGCCTGGTTTGATGAGTTGTTGGATACCCAAATGAAGATATGCAGGGGTTCAGGTGTGTTGAAAAAGATAGGAGGCCGGTGGAAAATAGCTCATTATGTGCTTTCTATTGCTGTACCCAATGAAAATGTTGATGAATTGGTCGATATAAAGCAGGACTTCGATAATAATTTGATTGAGCGTTTAAAGCAGTAAAGCATAAAGACAGAAAAGTCCTTATAAATTACTGTTAATCTTCACCTCCATGCCTTTACAGATTGGGTTTTTGTTTACATTGCAGTAGACTAAAATCTAATCATCTAAAAATGAAATTGAAAGTATTAAAACCTGTTGCATTGGGAGCAGTTTCCGTTGCAACTGTTTTGGCATGTAAAACCGATGCCAAAAAAGAAGAATCGGCTTTAGTGGAGAAGATTCCGGGGATTAACCTGGAGTTGATGGATACCACGGTAAGCCCTAAGAACGATTTTTTCCGTTATGTGAACGGAAAATGGGTCGATAATACCGAGATTCCTGCCAGTAGAGCATCATGGGGGAGTTTTTATGAACTTCGGCAGAAAACAGACGAAGATGCGCTTAACATTCTCAAGGAAGCAGTAAGCGACCAGAACCTGGATCCGAATTCCGATCAGGCAAAAGCAGTTTTTTTATTTCAAACCATTATGGATACGGTTTCAAGAAACGAGCAGGGAGTTGCCCCGCTAAATCCGTATCTGGAGAAGATCAATGCCATAACAGATGTAAACGGACTGCAAGCTTTTTTAATCGAAATGGAACCGAAAGGCGGTGCAGGTCTTTTTGGTTTTGGAGTGGGAGCCGATGCTAAAGACAGTAATAAGAACAGGGCTTCTATCGGGGTCGGGGCTTTAGGGCTTCCTGACAGGGACTATTATATGCTTGACGATGAGGATTCGAAAAACCTCAGGGAAAAATATGTGAAACACATAACAAAGATGCTTCAATTCATAGGTTATGAAGAAGAAGCGGCTGCTGAAGAAGCAAAGCAGGTACTTGCTTTTGAAACTAAACTGGCTGTGCCAAGACTGGATAAGGTACAGCGAAGGGATCCTGGTTTAACATACAACCCTACAGCCATAGAAGACCTTCAGAAAATGACTCCATCCGTTAATTGGAAAAATTACTTGGATGGAATCGGTGCGTCTGCTGTCGATACCGTGAATATTTCACAATTAGATTACTTTAAATCTTTGTCAAATACGATTTCGCAAGATAACCTCGAAGACATAAAAGCTTACCTGAGATGGAATGCTTTAAATGGAGCTGCCGGAATGCTTACAACAGATATTGAGTATGCTAACTGGGAGTTTTACAGTAAGACTTTGAGGGGGGCTCAGGCACAGAGAGCAAGAGATGAAAGAGCGTTGCAAAATATAAACTGGACTTTGGGTGAGGCTTTGGGGAAATTATATGTTGAAAAAGTATTCCCTCCTGAAGCAAAAGCACAAGCAGTTGAAATGATTCAAAACATCATAAAGGCATATAAAGCCCGTATTAATGCACTGCCATGGATGGATGCGGATACGAAAGAAAAGGCTATTGAGAAGTTAACCAAGACAACCATAAAGGTCGGTTATCCCGATCAATGGAAAGATTATTCGGATTTGGAAGTCAGGAGTACCGAAAATGGAGGGTCGTACCTGCAAAACATGTTAAATGTTGCCGAATGGAGATTTAAAGAAGACATAGCCAAGTTAGGGAAACCGGTAGATAAGACAGAGTGGTTTATGGCTCCTCAGGTCGTGAATGCATACTACAACCCTTCGTATAATGAGATCGTTTTTCCTGCAGCGATCCTTCAGCCGCCATTTTTCAATTTTACAGCCGATGCCGCGGTTAATTATGGCGGGATAGGAGCTGTGATCGGACACGAGATATCACATGGTTTTGATGATAGTGGTGCCGATTATGATGCAGATGGAAACCTGGTAAACTGGTGGACCGACAAGGACCTGGAAGAATTCAACAGGCTGGGTGATTCACTGGCTGCACAGTATAGCAAAATAGAAGTGTTGCCGGGGGTTCATATCAATGGTAAATTTACCC of the Zhouia spongiae genome contains:
- a CDS encoding nuclear transport factor 2 family protein; the protein is MIKIIKVLFLLLPLVMFAQDSVKEKELINKQVDAWHLAAAEANFNDYFSIMSDDAVFIGTDATENWQLDAFKKFAKPYFDRGKAWSFIALERNVYIDKAGKLAWFDELLDTQMKICRGSGVLKKIGGRWKIAHYVLSIAVPNENVDELVDIKQDFDNNLIERLKQ
- a CDS encoding M13 family metallopeptidase; translated protein: MKLKVLKPVALGAVSVATVLACKTDAKKEESALVEKIPGINLELMDTTVSPKNDFFRYVNGKWVDNTEIPASRASWGSFYELRQKTDEDALNILKEAVSDQNLDPNSDQAKAVFLFQTIMDTVSRNEQGVAPLNPYLEKINAITDVNGLQAFLIEMEPKGGAGLFGFGVGADAKDSNKNRASIGVGALGLPDRDYYMLDDEDSKNLREKYVKHITKMLQFIGYEEEAAAEEAKQVLAFETKLAVPRLDKVQRRDPGLTYNPTAIEDLQKMTPSVNWKNYLDGIGASAVDTVNISQLDYFKSLSNTISQDNLEDIKAYLRWNALNGAAGMLTTDIEYANWEFYSKTLRGAQAQRARDERALQNINWTLGEALGKLYVEKVFPPEAKAQAVEMIQNIIKAYKARINALPWMDADTKEKAIEKLTKTTIKVGYPDQWKDYSDLEVRSTENGGSYLQNMLNVAEWRFKEDIAKLGKPVDKTEWFMAPQVVNAYYNPSYNEIVFPAAILQPPFFNFTADAAVNYGGIGAVIGHEISHGFDDSGADYDADGNLVNWWTDKDLEEFNRLGDSLAAQYSKIEVLPGVHINGKFTLGENIGDLGGVNAAYDGLQIHLKENGNPGEIDGYTPEQRLFMSWATVWRTKSRDEALKNQVKTDPHSPGRYRATQPLLNIDAFYEAFDITENDEMYLEPEKRVKIW